The segment GGCACCTACGCCCCCTTCTCCCTGGTGCGCACCTCGCCGCTCGACCGACTGGCCGGCAACTGGAACCTCGACCGCTCGCCCGGCGCCGCCATCGTCGAGATGGCCGAGCGCCTGGCGCCGCCGGCGATCCGCAATCCGCTGCGTCTGAACGCGCTCGCCACCGTGCTGCGCAATCGGCTGCACCTCGACTCGGTGCAGGCCTGCACACAGGTCAGGCTCTTCGTCACGGCGACCAATGTCGAGACCGGTGATGCGCGCATCTTCCGCAACGCCGAGATCACGCACGATGCGCTGCTCGCCTCGGCCTGCCTGCCCAGCCTGTTCGAGGCCGTGATCATCGATGGCCAGCCCTACTGGGATGGCGGCTATACCGGCAATCCGGCGATCTGGCCCTTCATCTACGAGTGCGAGAGTCGCGATGTCGTCCTGGTGCAGATCAATCCGCTGATCCGCACCGGCGTGCCGCAGACCATCGTCGAGATCGACAATCGGCTGAACGAGATCACCTTCAACGGCGCGCTGATCGGCGAGATGCGCGCCATCGCCTTCGCCCAGAAGCTGATCGAGGACGACGGGGCCAGCGGCCCGGCCATCGACCGGCTCAAGCGCATGCTGGTGCACATCGTCGCCGACGAAGCCGCCATGCTGCC is part of the Alphaproteobacteria bacterium genome and harbors:
- a CDS encoding patatin-like phospholipase family protein; translated protein: MAETKRINLALQGGGSHGAFTWGVLDRLLEDGRLEFEGISGTSAGAMNAAVLAQGLHEGGREHARQALADFWGEIGTYAPFSLVRTSPLDRLAGNWNLDRSPGAAIVEMAERLAPPAIRNPLRLNALATVLRNRLHLDSVQACTQVRLFVTATNVETGDARIFRNAEITHDALLASACLPSLFEAVIIDGQPYWDGGYTGNPAIWPFIYECESRDVVLVQINPLIRTGVPQTIVEIDNRLNEITFNGALIGEMRAIAFAQKLIEDDGASGPAIDRLKRMLVHIVADEAAMLPLGAVSKFNVEPQFLRHLREVGRKAAERWLAATFDDLGTKSSVDIRAAFL